The following proteins come from a genomic window of Vicinamibacterales bacterium:
- a CDS encoding alpha/beta hydrolase, with translation MKEPLVLVPGIDGTGLLFYRQLPLLERQYAVTRTRLRDDARAMEELVEDLHQAVTAASDEPVTLLGESFGGALALSYAVAHPERVGRLVILNSFAHFGSPARLWLGYHLLRATPWGMMRLIRQLNGRRLHSKQTDRDEIRRFHDLMQATTREGYLSRLNILRNYDIREHLPTIQSPVLYLAADRDVVVPSVEQARLMTSLTPGARMRILEGHGHSCLIAPDMDLSAILGEWLAE, from the coding sequence GTGAAGGAACCACTCGTCCTGGTGCCGGGCATTGATGGAACAGGGCTGCTGTTCTACCGGCAACTGCCGCTGCTCGAGCGCCAGTACGCGGTCACCCGCACGCGCCTGCGCGACGATGCCCGGGCGATGGAGGAGCTGGTCGAGGACCTGCACCAGGCGGTGACCGCCGCGTCGGACGAGCCGGTGACGTTGCTCGGCGAGTCGTTTGGCGGAGCGCTGGCACTCAGCTACGCGGTGGCGCATCCCGAGCGCGTCGGTCGCCTGGTCATCCTCAACTCGTTCGCGCACTTCGGCTCCCCGGCACGGCTCTGGCTGGGCTATCACCTGCTGCGCGCGACGCCGTGGGGGATGATGCGGCTGATTCGGCAGCTGAACGGCCGGCGCCTGCACTCGAAGCAGACCGACCGCGACGAGATCCGGCGGTTTCACGATCTGATGCAGGCGACCACGCGCGAGGGCTACCTGTCGCGGCTCAACATCCTGCGCAACTACGACATCCGCGAGCACCTGCCGACCATCCAGTCGCCGGTGCTCTACCTGGCCGCCGACCGCGACGTGGTCGTGCCGTCGGTGGAACAGGCGCGGCTGATGACCTCGCTCACGCCCGGCGCCCGCATGCGCATCCTCGAAGGGCACGGCCACAGCTGCCTGATCGCCCCGGACATGGACCTGTCGGCGATCCTCGGCGAGTGGCTCGCCGAATGA
- a CDS encoding glycosyltransferase family 2 protein: MTALISIVVPVYNEARTVAEVIDRLLAIDLPAPREILVVNDGSTDGTREVLDRLATRPELRIIHAAKNGGKGSAIRTGFAQATGTIVAIQDADLELDPAQIALLVQPILDGRTGVVYGSRFLAGRPDAPWLSIFANQVLTGVTNVLFGGHLTDMETCYKVMTADIARGLHLESNRFDIEPEISAKLLRDGHAILELPVRFEPRSRAQGKKIGWRDGVRAIQVLLKYRFSR, encoded by the coding sequence TTGACAGCCCTCATTTCAATAGTCGTTCCTGTCTATAACGAAGCGCGGACCGTCGCCGAGGTCATCGACCGGCTGTTGGCGATCGATCTGCCGGCGCCGCGCGAGATCCTCGTCGTCAACGACGGCTCCACCGACGGCACGCGCGAGGTGCTGGACCGCCTGGCCACGCGACCCGAGTTGCGCATCATTCACGCCGCGAAGAACGGCGGCAAGGGCAGCGCCATCCGCACGGGCTTCGCGCAGGCCACCGGCACCATCGTCGCGATCCAGGATGCCGATCTCGAGCTGGACCCCGCGCAAATCGCCCTGCTCGTGCAGCCGATCCTCGACGGGCGCACCGGCGTCGTTTACGGGTCGCGGTTCCTGGCCGGCCGCCCCGATGCGCCGTGGCTGTCGATCTTCGCCAACCAGGTGCTGACGGGCGTGACCAACGTCCTGTTCGGCGGCCACCTCACCGACATGGAGACCTGCTACAAGGTGATGACCGCGGACATCGCCCGCGGGCTGCACCTCGAATCCAATCGCTTCGACATCGAGCCGGAAATCTCCGCGAAGCTGCTGCGGGATGGGCACGCCATCCTCGAACTGCCGGTGCGCTTCGAGCCGCGCAGCCGCGCCCAGGGCAAGAAGATCGGCTGGCGCGACGGCGTGCGGGCTATTCAGGTTCTTCTCAAATACCGTTTCTCTCGATGA